The Colias croceus chromosome 2, ilColCroc2.1 region ttaattttctCTTGAAGTTTCTACAGGTATTAATAGTTTTCCTTTTTCCTCAACAGCTACTTTGGTGTATCAAGATCAGCGGCAGTAGTAATTGCGTATATAATGGAAAAGTATGGGCTTTGTTACGAAGAAGCATTCGTTCTTGTGAAGAGTAAGAGACGGTTTATTGGTCCAAATGTGGGCTTTGTGGCCCAACTCAAGCTGTTTGGACATATGGGGTACTTGATAAATAGAGAGGACCCTAGGTACAAGCAGTTTAGGTTGAAAATGGCTGGGCAGAAGTTGAAACAAGGTAAGGCAGATattacagatttttttatatgttggTAAAAACTTAGGGGGTCAgcaaattattaaagtaatattatgttgttctttttaaataatggctAAGGTTTCCATATTTTGGTTATTTTAAATGTCCTTGTTTATTATCTGGCTGTAGGTTTCAAGCAATGTTCATAGTTTTGTCCTGTTTTGCGTGCActtcttttatttatgaattcaCTTGAATATCATGAATTATACAgtgaaaaaatttattttatattgaacaaaatatataaaaaaaaaataatttgattagtttcaaaacaatattattattgttacagTGAAAATCCTGCCGCAACTATTCGCAGACTTAATAAAACCAGATCCTGGTTTGATTAGAGAGCGACCAGACCCAATAGTATACCGCTGTAAGAAGTGCCGTCGCATCGTCGCCAGTCAGAGTAACATAATACCCCACATTCCTAAGCAAGTGAAGATCGAACTAGCCAAGAAAGGCATCAGGCCTCCGCCCAGTAAGCTAACGGGGTTGACTTGTGCAGAGAATGGTCAGTTGTTAATTGATAAGCTAAAGAGCTTGGCCTGCCAGATCATGGATGGGGATGAGTGTGGTGTGACGGTGCAGGATGGTGAGGAGGGATCTAGTCAGGTGAGTGTTAGCCAACtagtaggtaatttatttatttaatatccctcccgcggcttcgcccgcttcgtCTAACTACCCAATAAATGATATATGTACTAAAGACTTCCTCAAGAATCACCCcacctttaaaataaaattgcgtagTTTTGAGGATTTAACTTAAAGCATACATCTGTAAATATTCGTAACAACATTAGTTGCAAACAAAGAATTAGTAGTAGATGAAAtgttgaatttgaaaaaaaatattgtaataattccATTTGTTTTTGTGAGTATGAATGAAGATTACTTGTTACAGTATGTCTtagaaaaagatttttataaactcATTTAGGCgtcatacaatattataacaatttattaatgtcTTTCCAGGTACTCGACGGCTACCATGAAACAAACCTAGTAGAATCAAGCATAGCGGCCCGGGCAGATCTGCCCACAGTGTGCCGTCTCATGTGGTTCGTGGAGCCGATGCGGTGGATGGAGGACGTGGGGCAGGCGCCGCAGGGCAGGCTCAACTGCCCCAAGTGTCGCACCAAGCTGGGCAGCTTCAGCTGGCTTATGGGTACGtgcaaatgtttatttattcaattagacttcttttagcccttttaatttcataacatAGTTATACTATTTAccatggtaagtacttggagCACTAATATGGGCTTGGGGCAATGTGTGGGGCATATTTCATACGGCATGTTGATCTGCCGCATGAAACTGGGCAGCTTCAGCTGGCTAATGAAATCTGCCCCATCCTCACATACCCAATGTGAGGATCGGGCAGATTTCATAAGGCAAGTTGAAATGCCCCAAGCGCTGCGTGCTGTAGAAAGCTGGGCAAGCTATACTGTGTACAGGATGTGTctatttctaatttctaatATATTGGTTACCTATTCAGCAAAATGTCGTCAGCAGGTTATCGACCACTTTTCAACTGTATActgattgaataaaaaatattacataaatattaaatttaattactttgAATTTCAGGTTGCAAATGCCCATGCGGTCAAAAGGTGGCCCCAGCATTCTACCTGGTGCCTTCCAAAGTGGAGTGGTCGAACATCGTACAGAATGTACAAGTTACTGTTTAGAACagattttaactttatatacaaaaattgtatattgGATTGACTTGAAAATGTGGTATTtgcaatgaaaacaatatgaTAGTTGTTGTAAAGATGTATTTTAGTCCACGAGAACGTTCGTGGCACGCGGAGTTGTAAAACGCGTGTGACGTCACTCATTAGGGTTGCGCGTGCCATTGATATGAATTATTAAGTCATCAAAAACAGCTTGTTGTGTACTTGTTTAGCAATAGCTTAAGTCTGGGATTTTAGGGAGTACTTGATTCTTCTGGCAATCGAATGACAGtgggccttagacaaacgtacgtaacgccatggaatagaaactgctaacgctaattattgacataagctcatgacattttggtaatggttcgatcacactaccaacgacgcagacgaccacgaccaaagttccaatcttgccgaaatttgttcaaaatcaatattaaaatctcccgtcattctggtactcaggaataaaaaaattcgaggtcaattaataaaaagaaatagggttttttgcgattttcgccgagacggtaagtttatcatacaatcacctgaaccaaaattgtatataatctaattatctataaaaaaggttaaatacatttttttctaggagccaccgtttctatgaaaaacctgtttgtttatccattgatctcaattttttttttccaaacaccaatacgacaggaaattcttaaatttcatttttaattgtgttttgcacaattttatttaattgcgactggatgaaaattttgttcgtggtcgtcgttgtcgttggtagggtgaccgaatccttatgcaaaacatcatacgcttatgtcaatttctatcgatagcgtattctattccttggcgttttgacGTTTGGCTAAGGCCCAGTGTCAGCATAAATTACTTTTGCTCTcgtaaatattcataaaaacattttgattttaatttgtgGATACGAAGTTCAGTCATAAGGCTGATTGTTGCTGTCTgatcattttgtttttttgccCTCTTTATTTTCTCCGATAATTCGGTACATTTACTGCACACGTCGACACGCGGTGTGTTAAagccaatattataatttctattaaaaatgttacggAAAAAAAATTCCTTAACTTTCAAAGACGTATCAATTTGTTGTTCTTGGTACATTCtccacatttttttaatattcaggTCAGACGATACATATTTTCTCTCAGATGTGGCAGAACGGCAATAATGCGCCTCAATGCATTTAAACGATTCTATGAACTGCATAACACTCCGCTGAGTTTTTCATCGACGCTCTATCGCCGCCACGTCGATCTTCTGGTAGAAGTCCAGTAGTCAAAAGTTTTTGAAATTCTTCTAAGtctatttttagaattttcaaaaatatggCTTGACAAACCCGCAACAATTTATAAGACTTGATAAATGTTTTGACGTACATTGCAGTAAACGTTTTGGATTCATTTCGTTGTTGAACTTTACGTCTGCGGCGAGCTGGAActtgttttcaaatattttaaaatgaaattgtctTGATGTTTTTTCTCTCTTTTTGCGTAAAAATCAGAATGAAATTTTCTGACATCTTGCGGGGTTATTTTGCCTAGACAGTGGCGGATATGCACTTAGACCCCTCAAGTACAGCTCGCCCGAAAATATACTTCGCCACCAGTTTTACGTCTGGGATAAAATAACTGTTCCCGGCTAagaatgattaaaataaaaagcaaggATTTCCACaggtaaacatttattatgttattcatAATTAGGTAAGTAATAGAGATTGTTacattgatttttaataaagtgtAGGGTGACCATATTTCGATTGCTGGTCGCAAACTCACCTCGACATATAATAGCCAATTtaacacgctttatattattttcattattttactttctttattactataaatattatgatattcttcattttacagttttaaaaaattacacgaTGCTATGTCATctaaaacattacaataaaatgtaataatttgatattatgtacCCTGAGAGAATTTCGATAAATAGCTTAGTGGCAGAGCGATTGAGGGCTATACCCGGTAGGTTGTGGGTTAAAATCCTGCtcataatagatttttttcagCAGATTTCTAGGCAAACGGGGATCTATTGATTCGGGTAAATGCATattgcatataaaataaaattcttgtaatttgtttacaatagaattccagAATTCATTatctttttcaattttttcatattctaaaccacacaataaaaatacagtattcGCGGTTTGCTATAGGCCCTGTACctgataacaataattataatttgtttttagttttattttatttagcatgtTATCTTTAGTGcaaaaggtaatttttttcGTCTATTGCTTCAAATGGCGCAAAGTTTGCTGCGCTTGCAGGGCACTTCATTTCGACTATAGCGTTCACATCTATCAAATCATCTGGACTTGCTCCGAGAAAATGTAGATTTTCGTCGATAAACAACCCAGATAGTTCAATATGAAGACCTAAAAGTGTGTCGGCATCTTTCAGTGCGATgggttcattttcattttcgtaTTTTGTGGCATCATTACCTTTAAATTTACTATAtatcaattgttttataatgttttggCCAGATGTGGTATCTCTTAGTTTGCAGACTTGACCTGAGAATGAAGCTGTCAACCTCATTTTTCGTTGCTTCAACCGTTCTTGGTTGGCTCCTTGACctatagtttttatttgaatttcatGCCTCTGACTCGCACTTTGACTTAATTCTAATAACAGTTcgtctttctttttttgaaaaactttACTGTCGAGGTCTGCTTCTTTCTCCATACCCCGATAATGCTCATCTGCATGTGCAACATTTCTTTTGATTCGTTTCTATTTGTGTCTGCTTTCCTTTTGTTTTTAGAAGCAATAcggtttaaatattttgtaggtatttCGGTATTTTTTGATCTGATTGGTACATCGATGAAATTACatgaaaaatacacaaaaaatatagaacaTGATGGACaaccaataaaaaatgagcactGCATGCACTTTAAAAATACGTTACAACACATTCATACATTACAACAAATTTCGCGATAATAGAATGAAATTGTTCAGCTATATTATTTGTGTGAGCCATTAAAAGACTTTCTGCATTCGTTATAGGAAGgctcaaaatagaaaaaaatgtcataCCATAAACcacattttttcatttcacGGACTAAATTGTCACCACTTATTTCTTTGCAAAAATAAGGTTTACATTTGTCGTGGTCACCGAAGACATAGCATGGACTATTTAACAAatcttgttttaaattattaattttttgctCCACTGTCATATTTGGTAACTTTGAATTAAAATCTACAGCGCCTTTTAAGGCCTTTTAAAATTTGCTAATTCTTTGTTGTAGGTGTCAATTAAATCTTTCGCACTACCTTATTTCTGTgtctttttttaatgtttcaagGTTCACCGTATTCATGATTTAGTAATGACCATGCAGACCATTTTACTTTTGCTGGCAAATTCTCCTTTTCGTGTATTTTATCATCCATACACGTCTCACAGTTGCTATACATACaggttttgaaatatttgtcgcacactaataataaatttctctATGTTATTGTACAGGGTTTTGCCcctattgtatttttttttacatggtCACAACAATTTTTCCAATCTTCATTTGTAATGGAGTTGAATACATCTAAAGCcaattctttaatattttttgctcCAACATTTTGCGAAGCAATCTTTCTTTTTGCTTGTGCCCAAATCAATTCTATTGGATTGGTCACAGTGATAAGGCGGTAACCTTACCACTGTGTGACCGTGTTGCCCCAATAATTCATCAATTTCATAAACTGGATCTGGTTTATATTTCTTTGCCAGCTGAACAAGAGAAGGTTTCCTTAGGTGTAGATCAAAgggaatattattttctaacaaccacatttttatttcatcaacCTCGTTGGCTGGTGTtggacatttattttttaccacCGAGTGGTAGGGAGCATTTTCCATAACAAAGATTGAGGGTTCTCTTATATTTGGTAATAGTTTTTCAGTAACCCCATTTTTTGAAAGTTTGTCTGGTTCATCTCAGAGTGATAATCttcttgtttatttaaaccaCTAAAGATTAAAAGAATATTAGGCACAAAGCCTTTTTCACTTCCAGCATGTACTAAAATCCATCTCTTTCCTTTAGAAATGTCTGTAGTCACACCTTCTGTATCTATTGACTGCcaacatttttaaactttatagcTTGAATGTATATAACTTTCATCCAAGTAAATGATTTCCTTCTGAATTTCTTCTGGCAAACTTCTATGTCCATTATAGCTTGCAGATACATCTCTCTTTTGTGTGCTATAATGGGTTTTTCAAGGAGAACCTGCCTATTGGATTTACTTTTTGTATAGCGAAATCCAatcttttttaaaagttttcgcAAATGCTCACAACTTCCATCATACCCAATGTCATCACGTAGCTGAGCCAATAATTTGCCAATCGTCGGTACTTCCTTTTTTAcggtgtaaaaaaaaatgaatcttTTGGCGTATTGGGCAGATGTCAAAGTCATCTAAAGTCTTTGATGGTCTACCTCTCCTATGTTTGGCTGGTGTTGAAAATTTTCCTTAATTTTTACTCCCTTGCTCTACTATCCAGCGTACTGTGCTTTTGCAGAAACCCCTATAACAAACGGATTAGgatgaataaaatcaaatagatcatatacatctatacatataataaatctgtagaaggatcaattctgtacattgaaaatattgaaaaaataaatagcagggggtgttactggatcgataccaaacccaaatatgtgattaaaaatttttttgtctgtctgtctgtctgtctgtctgtatgtgaaggcatcacgtgaaaactagcggttcgatttcgatgaaacttggtataattataccttattatcctgggcgtaaaataggatactttttatcctggaaaaatacgtagaaaaaaattaatcttaatttttcagttttatccatagacgttgttccgtagaaccgcgaacacacgttgcgtattattataggcctagccgtatttgggaattgggtccagtagatatttataagaattcgccgtccccggagaataaaatgataatcgCCATTACcatagttttattgttatgcgATATTTGAAGCCTACGTAGCTTAATACatctatacaattttttttgtattttttctccTGTTATCCACAAAGTTATAGGATATTACAATTGTATTCACTGCTTTTTCCCAGAACATATTCgtactagaaaaaaaagatagtAATATGATAGTGAAAAAGTTTCTTCACTCTTTATGTGGTaataacttttacaataatattctcGGAAAAAAGAAACGGCGAAATAATGACGAACgcctattatcattttattctcgtaaaaatatgttttggcGCCATTCGTATGATCATGTACATTATGATCACGATGTAGATCAGGAAgactgattttaattattttttagtgtcttcattttttatgtaataatagttgattactctaatattgtttaaaaaaaacccaGAATAAAAGTTCATTGGATATTATCCATTAATGCATATGTCCAATATAaacgagaataaaatgataagtgtgtattagtaaatttacatttcaGTCAAATGCtactaactttttaaattttaattatcttcagttctcttaaagttattaaaaatattttgaaacataataaaaggttaaaaaattaGCTACCTCTGAGCCTTTTTTTATCTCTACGTCTATTGCTTTGCGAGTTATAGACAATTATCGGTTTTTTATTTCTCCTGAAAAGTTGTGTTTTTGctgttatcattttattctccggggacggcgagatgttattgacagaggtactcaaaatggagaaataaccatccacgcgaagaccgacatccgcgcggacggagtcgcgggcggaagctagtttaacatatttttatagtagcttaaaactaaaacttcctttattttattaattttttttaatgtaggaGGCCAGTGTCCCTGTGCTACTCTAGTAAGTGGTTAGTAAGCTAAAtctaaaatatgatttttttcttatgGTTTGATTGATTCATAGCTATATGAAAACAGTTATCACTATACTATGTAGTAAAATCTAAACtaggtaatttatttgagGCTGGTTGGATTGGATATAACTCCTTGACTCAAATTGTGCTAGtcgcactataaaaactagtttttgtttCATACAAATAACCTCAAATTAAATTGCGAAAACGTAATAATCGCCATACATACATTAAACACTCGTCACTAATggaatattctattttacgtagtactgagcaaaaataaatggaatttCACCGGTATATTCTGCTGTACGTTTGTAAACGTTTTCCAAATCAGTCAATAACCTTCTAGCTTGAAATTCGGACAAACACCGAATGAAAACTTTATACACGACATCACGGACACCGCTACGTTTAACCTTTTTCATGATGTCTCCTTTTTaaggttccgtagccaaaatggcaaaaacggaacccttatagtttcgtcatgtccgtctgtccgtccgtctgtccgtctgtcacagccgatttactcggaaactataagtactacagtgatgaaatttgatgggaatatgtgttgtatgaaccgctacaaaaatatgacactaaatagtaaaaaaaagaattgggggtggggccccccatacatgtaactgagggatgaaattttttttttcgatgtacatacccgtgtggggtatcaatggaaaggtcttttaaaatgatataaagttttctaaaaaacatttttcttaaagtgaacggtttttgagatatcagctctcaaagtcgtaaaaagtatgtccccccccctctatttttataactacggggtataaaattctaaaaaaaatagaggtgatgcatgctaattaactctttcaacgatttttggtttgatcaaagtatctcttatagtttttgagataggttgatttaactgtaattttggtTAAGTTATTGTGCTTACACTGAAAACGATGGCTGAACCTTATAAGatagatcaaaaaatatactacagtATTGTACACCTTTAAAAATCCGCGatgatataaaatctttataatgtaggtactttttacgAGAAATATTAGCTTATTCAAGCAATAcgccattaatattaatattcatacataaaaGTACAAGGCAAAATATCGGGAGAGTTTAGGCTCCATTCACCaggtgtataaattgacataataagtttattatatttgctgctacggaaccctttgtgcgcgagcccgactcgcacttggccggttttttatttaaatttcttgttctaaataacaatttcatcTCAATAATTCTCCACTTTTTCacaaaacaacaaattttttttcaacttgACAGCTACATTGGCAATTCAGGATTGCCAGGTAATGAAAAACGATTTAGttccaaaataattaatttcatctcttTTATTTCGTTCTGtacgttaaataaaaatcgttagATAAAACCTAAAATACCTTTACAAAATCAAATCATAGATATTTCCCCCCtaagaatgtaaataaataaatgaaatcaGAGTAAGGTGAAGCCAACTGAATTTATGACTATGTAAAAATCGTTTAACCCGTAAATTCAAGAAGAATTCCACAGTGATTTATAATACAAGGTTACGCTTATAAAAGACACGgcaatctatatatataaaaatcaatgccacttttcgttgtaattccataactcgagaacggctgaaccgatttcgataattctttttttatctatatatataaaaatcaatgccacttttcgttgtaattccataactcgagaacggctgaaccgatttcgataattctttttttattatattccttgaagtacgaggatggttcttatgtagagaaaacgttaatatgtaccacgggcgaagccggggcggaccgctagttttgtataaaaattaatgtttttattagtaaatttatttatttcttcaaaaAGCTGCATTATAAACACTAATAGTGCCGTAATCTAAGAAGCCAAGATATTTTTAAGCAGTAGCCAATAGATTACAAACTAGTAAAAATCCCCCCGCGTGCCCCGTTCTCCGAGGGATCTCGTCGACTAAAGTACCACGATGAAAGTAAATATGTGTTATAAGTTTCAAATAGTACAAATCTATAcgtatttaatgtatttaatatcaattatatatttattgctaAGTACTTGGTGAATACTTGGTGAGCTGccaaattatttcatataaaaaattatttcctcCAATAGTTGAACTTCCTTACAGCTTGTCTTCCGTctgttttacaataataagtaTTTCAATTTCTTTAGTCTTTTGAATGTTTCTTATGCTCTTGcctagtttaaatataataattgttggaTTACTTACTTGTTctaaaaatacctactgttTTAGTGCAcgatatacaaaaataagcaAATATGGCGCCTTTTTATAAAGAGCCTAGGCGATGTCTACCtacaaaatacctatataactTTGCAGTTTACTTTTTTCCATTATTCGTGTTGTTATTACTgctaggtattatattattaaaatgatgtTTGTGATTTTGtagaattaataatgttttgcagtacatattttaaaacatttcaaatatgTTATTCCATGCTcagtaaatgtattttattattgtaagacAATAACTATTAACTAGTCTTTGTGAAGTGTACTCTAACTTTAAATGTTCTCAAATCATGTTTTTGTTACTTATTTGATGTTATTAAAGTTATGTATAAAgtattgcttttttattttttattaaccttaaaagtacattaaatatattaaaatatgtacctcaACAAATCAATAATTGTACctaatcaatttaattaattattataggctAGGTTAGCTAGGTAGTTAGTTAGGTAGCTAGGTATCCCCGGAAAAAACACGAAaattctaatattaattatcacaATCGCATTAATACTGTTGTCTATCCTTGCGCATGCGCGGTATATCACTGAGCCCGAGTCCATGCTCACGCATGAGATGATTCTTCCGTTTCCAGCTGTCAGCGAACGCGCGCGCATTTTTTACACACATAATAAAAGGACAATACATGGTCATCATAGTGCAAACACAAACTGACtgttattataaagtatttgaaAGTTAAAGAAAACAACAGTAAATTTTCCatcatttattatgtacaGCACAATTTCATCAATACTGTTGTCCATCCTTGCGCATGCGCGGTATATCACTGAGCCCGAGTCCATGCGCACGCATGAGATGATTCTTCCTCTTCCAGCTGTCAGCGAACGCACGTGCGCACCGCGTGCACGCGTACGGCAGCTCGCCCGTGTGCGTGCGGCGGTGACGCGCCTGTGGGGGGAATGataaataatccatactaataatattataaatgcgaaagtaactctgtctgtctgtctgttactcaatcacgcctaaacaaacgccttaagaagtttcacttctgacccGTGTGCATATACGGCACGGCATATACACTATTTTTATAGCAGAGCTACACAtagatatacattttttatttttcgattttcCCCTTTATCACAATTGTCCAGAAACATGACAGTGTTCTATAGTTGCTACGTGTTTTGCTCACTCACCAGCGCGCTCACGTCGTAGAACGCCTTCCCGCAGTGGGAGCACGCGTGCGCGCGCCGCTGCGAGTGCCGCAGGCGGTGCCGGCGCAGCGACGAGCGGGTCGCCGTACGGAACCCGCACTCGCACGCGAACGGCTTCGCGCCCGTGTGCGAACGCTGGTGCACTTGCAGGTTGTTCGCTGAAGGATATAACGCAGCGTATTGTCATCTATTTGCCACATTGTGCTATACTGTCTTTAAGGGGTCAAAAATCACGTGAAGCACGAAAGGGAGAGATGGATTGGACAAAAATCACGAacataattacttttaaaagacAAAGGATTTGATGTACCATAGAtacatttgaaatttgaacATAACAGCAAACTTCCATATAGATTTAAGCTATGCGTTTGATTTATTCGATCATTAAATTTTGCTAAGATATCTGaaattgcaataaatataCGGGTTACGGGCTCACGGGTCACCGATCACACATATCGATGGTGCGCGTCGTATCGACAAAAAAGTCGTACTTATCCTAATTTGCGTACGAAATTTCTTGACTCTAGGGTAAATTTGATACCAGGAGGGGTTCCCCAGGGATCTCGTTTAGGACCTGCACTTTACATTTTGTTAGTAAATGAAATAGCtaacatatttaaatgtaattttttaaaatgcatGCAGCTGATAATTGCAAAACATTCAAAAGAAGGAGCCtagtttatttcattaaaaaatgaacTTAAATGTGTAAAACATATTTGCCAAGTACAAAATTTAAGGCGTTTTTATTCTAAATATCCAGTTTTTAagtgtttgtaaaaatatataatttctgatatttaattgttttattacaaactagcttccgcccgcgactccgtccgcgcggatgtcggtcttcgcgtggatggttatttctccattttgagtacctctgtcaataaaatcttataaatatctattggacccaattcccaaatacggctaggcctataataatacgcaacgtgtgttcgcggttctacggaacaatgtctatggataaaactgaaaaattaagattattttttttctacgtatttttccaggataaaaagtatcctattttacgcccaggatactaaggtataattataccaagtttcatcgaaattgaaccgctagttttcacgtgatgccttcacatacagacagacagacagacagacagacagacaggcagacagacagacaaaattttttttaatcacatatttgggtttggtatcgatccagtaacaccccctgctttttattttttcaatattttcaatgtacagaattgacccttctacagatttattatatgtatagatttattgaTGATACTCACC contains the following coding sequences:
- the LOC123702724 gene encoding dual specificity protein phosphatase MPK-4-like isoform X1 produces the protein MNSYILLMAKQLAEVEIHAAETADDDENLDISVDLIDDGLYLGNLACARDHKTLERLNVTHVLTIDLVPLPRTVLDCSKLIFKFVKLADIPKEDLISQLPDCNEFIKQAIAGGGTVLVHCYFGVSRSAAVVIAYIMEKYGLCYEEAFVLVKSKRRFIGPNVGFVAQLKLFGHMGYLINREDPRYKQFRLKMAGQKLKQVKILPQLFADLIKPDPGLIRERPDPIVYRCKKCRRIVASQSNIIPHIPKQVKIELAKKGIRPPPSKLTGLTCAENGQLLIDKLKSLACQIMDGDECGVTVQDGEEGSSQVLDGYHETNLVESSIAARADLPTVCRLMWFVEPMRWMEDVGQAPQGRLNCPKCRTKLGSFSWLMGCKCPCGQKVAPAFYLVPSKVEWSNIVQNVQVTV
- the LOC123702724 gene encoding dual specificity protein phosphatase MPK-4-like isoform X2 yields the protein MAKQLAEVEIHAAETADDDENLDISVDLIDDGLYLGNLACARDHKTLERLNVTHVLTIDLVPLPRTVLDCSKLIFKFVKLADIPKEDLISQLPDCNEFIKQAIAGGGTVLVHCYFGVSRSAAVVIAYIMEKYGLCYEEAFVLVKSKRRFIGPNVGFVAQLKLFGHMGYLINREDPRYKQFRLKMAGQKLKQVKILPQLFADLIKPDPGLIRERPDPIVYRCKKCRRIVASQSNIIPHIPKQVKIELAKKGIRPPPSKLTGLTCAENGQLLIDKLKSLACQIMDGDECGVTVQDGEEGSSQVLDGYHETNLVESSIAARADLPTVCRLMWFVEPMRWMEDVGQAPQGRLNCPKCRTKLGSFSWLMGCKCPCGQKVAPAFYLVPSKVEWSNIVQNVQVTV